In Deltaproteobacteria bacterium, a single genomic region encodes these proteins:
- a CDS encoding type II toxin-antitoxin system VapC family toxin, translating into MCSIQRPLDTKTQPRIAVEAEAILGVLTLCEAGQVELMTSDALVFELERNPHPVRKEYALKVLTKAKEFIHTDEHVEDRARAFQAEGLKAVDALHLASAVEAKADYFCTCDDRFLKRAKAVDTGQTKVVSPLELITEVTQ; encoded by the coding sequence ATGTGTAGCATCCAGCGACCGCTTGATACGAAAACGCAACCCCGGATTGCTGTGGAAGCAGAGGCCATTCTTGGGGTCTTAACGCTCTGTGAGGCTGGGCAAGTGGAATTGATGACTTCCGATGCGTTAGTGTTCGAGCTGGAGCGCAACCCACATCCAGTACGAAAAGAATACGCTCTCAAAGTGCTCACTAAAGCAAAAGAGTTTATTCATACTGATGAGCACGTTGAAGACAGGGCACGAGCCTTCCAAGCGGAAGGGCTCAAAGCGGTGGATGCACTCCACCTGGCGTCGGCAGTGGAAGCAAAGGCCGATTATTTCTGCACCTGCGACGATAGGTTTCTTAAACGCGCGAAAGCAGTGGATACGGGACAAACGAAAGTAGTCTCTCCGCTGGAGCTGATTACGGAGGTGACGCAATGA